One window from the genome of Natrialba magadii ATCC 43099 encodes:
- a CDS encoding Na+/H+ antiporter NhaC family protein: protein MSDFGALSLVPPLLAIVLAIVTRRPILSLFVGIWSGGIIATGTHGIGQTFDWISGSIGDVFHAQILVFTLLLGSGVALIWRLGGATAVRNWATNRIRTQRTTGLTTWILGILLFFDDYANTAIVGNTMREISDQMRMSREKLSYIVDSTAAPVATIGLSSWVAFQLSMIDEGYESLVNDDDLDVAAGDVPGVFETFVGSIPFNTYSLLAIVMVGVIVLSRRDYGEMLTAERRSWQTGKVNRDDAQPLQEVEEDLREPIEKKPMLRTFFAPIVALVAVTLAGAFWTGYQEWGAEQAEEGAPTTVTEAMNEEGVVQALVDIVGAGDFAAALVWGSFAMVATAIIIGLAYGLFDLGDSVETVLEGFNLMLTAVTVLVLAWSISAVAEDLGTGDYVATVVGDFLPPELLPIVVLFVAAFVAFTMGSSWATMGIVTPIAITVAYNLTGTFELMPVVVGAVFSGAIFGDHTSPISDTSVLSSTFTGADLIDHIRTQIYYATTVMFVVVICYLLYGYFSVPPIVFLPIGFFLLVGLVYALSELDGLRRGVDPKTSAGPQEPPARSAQDRED from the coding sequence ATGTCGGATTTTGGTGCACTTTCGCTCGTTCCACCGCTGCTTGCGATTGTCCTCGCAATCGTGACACGCCGACCGATTCTATCGCTATTTGTCGGGATCTGGTCGGGTGGCATCATCGCAACGGGGACGCACGGAATTGGACAGACGTTCGATTGGATCTCCGGATCGATTGGGGACGTATTCCACGCCCAAATTCTGGTCTTCACGCTGTTGCTTGGTTCCGGCGTGGCGCTCATCTGGCGTCTCGGTGGTGCAACAGCCGTTCGAAACTGGGCGACCAATCGGATTCGAACCCAGCGAACCACCGGGCTCACCACGTGGATTCTCGGGATACTCCTGTTCTTCGACGATTACGCAAACACGGCCATCGTCGGCAACACAATGCGCGAAATCTCCGATCAGATGCGGATGTCGCGCGAAAAGCTGTCTTACATTGTAGACTCGACCGCCGCACCGGTCGCAACCATCGGGCTCTCGAGTTGGGTCGCGTTTCAGCTGTCGATGATCGACGAGGGGTACGAGAGTCTGGTCAACGACGATGACCTCGACGTTGCTGCAGGAGACGTGCCAGGAGTCTTCGAAACGTTCGTCGGGTCGATTCCGTTTAATACATACTCGCTGCTTGCGATCGTGATGGTTGGCGTTATCGTCCTCTCGCGACGCGATTACGGGGAGATGCTCACCGCCGAGCGCCGCTCCTGGCAGACGGGGAAGGTCAATCGGGACGACGCACAACCGCTGCAAGAGGTCGAAGAGGACCTTCGCGAACCGATCGAGAAAAAGCCGATGCTACGGACGTTCTTCGCGCCGATTGTGGCCCTCGTTGCGGTGACGCTCGCCGGTGCGTTCTGGACGGGGTATCAGGAGTGGGGTGCCGAACAGGCCGAGGAGGGAGCCCCGACGACGGTTACGGAGGCCATGAACGAGGAGGGGGTCGTTCAGGCCCTTGTTGACATCGTCGGTGCCGGTGACTTCGCTGCCGCGCTCGTCTGGGGATCGTTCGCCATGGTCGCGACGGCAATCATCATCGGACTCGCGTACGGCCTGTTCGATCTCGGTGACAGCGTCGAGACGGTACTCGAAGGATTCAACCTTATGCTGACCGCAGTGACCGTGCTCGTCCTCGCGTGGTCGATCAGCGCCGTCGCGGAGGACCTCGGGACCGGCGACTACGTCGCCACCGTGGTCGGCGACTTCCTCCCGCCCGAACTGCTCCCAATCGTCGTCCTCTTTGTGGCCGCCTTCGTCGCGTTCACGATGGGGTCGTCCTGGGCAACGATGGGGATCGTGACGCCGATTGCCATCACGGTCGCCTACAACCTCACTGGTACCTTCGAACTGATGCCAGTCGTCGTCGGCGCAGTGTTCTCCGGTGCTATCTTCGGTGACCACACGTCGCCGATTTCGGACACCTCCGTCCTCTCGTCGACGTTTACCGGCGCAGACCTCATCGACCACATTCGGACGCAGATATACTACGCTACGACGGTCATGTTTGTCGTCGTCATCTGCTACCTCCTCTACGGCTACTTCTCGGTGCCACCCATTGTCTTCCTCCCGATCGGTTTTTTCCTGCTTGTCGGGCTGGTCTACGCCCTTTCGGAACTCGATGGGCTCCGCCGGGGAGTCGACCCGAAGACGTCTGCCGGTCCCCAGGAGCCACCCGCTCGCTCGGCCCAGGACCGCGAGGACTGA
- a CDS encoding VOC family protein, which yields MDGTLDHVMLRVANLEESLEWYQTHLEYEEKDRYEGDGFTIVYLGPEEMHEDGALLELTHNEGEDDLEVGDAWGHIAVRVPEGELEDYYQQLMDEGVEDYRDPESCGGRYAFVKDPDGHEIEIVKRDPDEGALWSLDHTMIRVEDADEALGYWTRKFEYEHTGRWEADTFSNYFLKPEDAAPEEMALELTYNYDGRSYDMGDAWGHLCVRVDDLEDDWEQLLTREAPDYRDPESNDNMYAFTKDQDGHEIELLERDPDADSLFPF from the coding sequence ATGGACGGAACGCTCGACCACGTGATGCTTCGCGTCGCAAACCTCGAGGAGTCACTCGAGTGGTACCAGACCCATCTCGAGTACGAAGAGAAAGATCGCTACGAGGGCGACGGCTTCACCATCGTCTATCTCGGCCCCGAAGAGATGCACGAGGACGGTGCACTGCTCGAACTCACCCACAACGAGGGCGAGGACGACCTCGAGGTCGGCGACGCCTGGGGGCACATCGCTGTCCGCGTTCCCGAGGGGGAACTCGAGGACTACTACCAGCAGCTCATGGACGAGGGCGTCGAGGACTACCGCGATCCTGAGTCCTGCGGTGGCCGCTACGCGTTCGTGAAGGATCCGGACGGCCACGAAATCGAGATCGTCAAGCGCGACCCCGATGAGGGCGCGCTCTGGTCGCTCGACCACACGATGATCCGCGTCGAGGACGCCGACGAGGCGCTCGGTTACTGGACTCGCAAATTCGAGTACGAACACACCGGCCGCTGGGAGGCAGACACGTTCTCGAACTACTTCCTGAAGCCCGAGGACGCCGCGCCTGAAGAGATGGCACTCGAGCTCACCTACAACTACGACGGCCGTAGCTACGACATGGGCGACGCCTGGGGTCACCTCTGCGTTCGCGTCGACGATCTCGAGGACGACTGGGAGCAGCTGCTAACCCGTGAGGCGCCGGATTACCGCGACCCCGAGAGCAACGACAACATGTACGCCTTCACGAAAGATCAGGACGGCCACGAGATCGAGCTCCTCGAACGCGACCCGGACGCTGACTCACTGTTCCCGTTCTAG
- a CDS encoding sugar transferase — protein sequence MLTGWRFRIGSVLGVIAVTITAVLAANHPALQALFTTYVPLFNRLEVTVLSGSSLYWAVALSVIAVVGCLIPLYKPQPRRTLDLVLFAQKRVVVAMLALAALGYFKWSHRLPRATLAMIAGVLLVTIPLLFLVIRRHPGKGASRTLIVGDDLGQIERIAPEIDTPVLGYLCPSTVATFSFDEQTIDSHLTTDGGMVVGDPTNQQPGDHDQDSEGKASGETDPNAGTLRHGDHDTVDALTRLGGLSRLEDVLVEYDIDTVVLAFQRPDRAEFFGALDACHEHGVRAKVHRKYADSVLVASSAVDTLVDVDLEPWDPFDHFFKRVFDVCFAAAGLLAFAPLMLVIALAIKLDSAGPVLYSQHRTAGFGETFPIYKFRTMVPEGESATPTDDENNDRITRVGRVLRTTHLDELPQLWSILLGEMSVVGPRAVWTSEEPLLEQDVPAWRKRWFVKPGLTGLAQINDAKSTDPNMKLRYDLEYIRKQSIWFDCTIVIRQLWKVLDDVRGASE from the coding sequence ATGTTGACAGGGTGGCGGTTTCGAATCGGAAGCGTTCTTGGCGTGATCGCGGTGACGATCACTGCCGTACTCGCTGCAAACCACCCCGCTTTGCAGGCTCTCTTTACGACGTACGTGCCGCTGTTCAATCGACTCGAGGTTACAGTCCTCTCTGGATCGTCGTTGTACTGGGCGGTCGCACTGAGTGTGATCGCAGTCGTTGGCTGTCTCATTCCGCTGTATAAACCCCAGCCGCGGCGGACGCTCGATCTGGTACTTTTCGCCCAGAAACGCGTTGTTGTCGCAATGCTCGCACTCGCGGCACTTGGCTACTTCAAGTGGTCACACCGCTTGCCACGAGCGACGCTTGCGATGATTGCAGGCGTGCTTCTCGTGACGATTCCGCTGCTGTTTCTCGTCATTCGTCGTCATCCCGGGAAAGGCGCTTCGCGGACACTCATCGTGGGTGACGACCTCGGCCAGATCGAACGTATCGCTCCGGAAATCGATACACCGGTGCTTGGCTATCTCTGTCCGTCGACAGTAGCCACGTTTTCCTTCGACGAACAGACGATCGACTCTCATCTCACGACTGACGGTGGGATGGTCGTTGGAGATCCAACGAATCAGCAGCCCGGCGACCACGATCAGGATTCAGAGGGGAAGGCCTCCGGTGAGACAGATCCGAATGCTGGGACACTACGTCACGGCGACCACGACACCGTCGACGCGTTGACCCGACTCGGTGGCCTCTCGAGACTCGAGGACGTGCTGGTCGAGTACGACATCGACACCGTCGTACTCGCCTTCCAGCGGCCCGACCGCGCCGAGTTTTTCGGTGCGCTCGATGCCTGCCACGAACACGGCGTGCGAGCGAAAGTCCACCGCAAGTACGCCGATAGCGTGTTGGTCGCGAGCAGCGCCGTCGATACACTGGTCGACGTCGACCTCGAGCCGTGGGATCCGTTCGATCACTTCTTCAAGCGCGTCTTCGACGTCTGTTTTGCCGCCGCCGGGTTGCTCGCGTTCGCGCCGCTCATGCTGGTGATCGCACTCGCGATCAAACTCGACAGCGCCGGACCGGTGCTGTACAGCCAGCATCGAACTGCCGGCTTCGGTGAGACGTTCCCGATCTACAAGTTCCGGACGATGGTACCCGAAGGTGAGTCCGCGACACCGACCGACGACGAAAACAACGACCGCATTACGCGGGTCGGACGCGTGCTCCGAACAACCCACCTTGACGAGCTCCCACAGCTGTGGTCGATCCTGCTCGGCGAGATGAGCGTCGTCGGTCCGCGGGCGGTCTGGACCAGCGAGGAGCCGCTGCTCGAACAGGACGTTCCCGCGTGGCGAAAGCGCTGGTTCGTCAAACCCGGCCTCACCGGACTCGCTCAGATCAACGACGCCAAGAGCACCGACCCGAACATGAAGCTCCGGTACGATCTCGAGTACATCCGCAAACAGTCCATCTGGTTCGACTGTACGATCGTGATCCGCCAGCTCTGGAAGGTACTCGACGATGTCAGAGGGGCGTCTGAGTAA
- a CDS encoding IS5-like element ISNma2 family transposase, with amino-acid sequence MQTLPKSRLLRFVEEAFQLAKRAVARYSSKFSKQRYTLHQHIVLLCLKVRKNTTYRTLLDELIEMPRIRNAINLTELPAPSTLCKAFNRLDMAVWRVLLNLSVSLLPTTGVAGIDASGFDRSHASKHYTKRAKLTIQQLKVTLLVDSKVNAVLDLHVTTTRKHDSQIAPSLIKRNPETIDILLGDKGYDDQKIRQLARQHEIRPLIKHREFTPLHKAWNARLDADLYGQRSQSETVNSTLKRKYGAFVRSRRWWKQFRELALGCIVHNLDQAI; translated from the coding sequence ATGCAGACCCTCCCAAAGTCTCGGTTGCTCCGATTTGTCGAGGAAGCATTTCAGTTAGCGAAACGTGCCGTAGCTCGATACTCCTCAAAGTTCTCGAAACAACGCTACACGCTCCATCAGCACATCGTTCTCCTCTGTCTCAAGGTTCGGAAGAACACGACCTATCGTACACTCCTCGACGAACTCATCGAGATGCCCCGTATCCGGAACGCGATCAATCTCACTGAACTCCCTGCGCCGTCTACGCTCTGCAAGGCGTTCAACAGACTCGATATGGCTGTCTGGCGAGTGCTGCTCAATCTCTCTGTTTCACTGCTCCCGACCACCGGCGTTGCGGGGATCGATGCTTCGGGATTCGACCGCAGTCACGCCTCGAAACACTACACGAAACGAGCCAAACTCACGATTCAGCAACTCAAAGTAACACTGTTGGTCGATTCCAAAGTGAACGCAGTCCTTGATTTACACGTGACGACGACACGAAAACACGATAGCCAGATCGCTCCATCGTTGATCAAACGTAACCCCGAGACTATCGACATCTTGCTCGGGGACAAAGGCTACGACGACCAGAAAATCAGACAGCTTGCTCGTCAACACGAGATTCGTCCACTAATCAAGCATCGTGAGTTCACACCGCTTCACAAGGCATGGAACGCACGCTTAGACGCTGACCTCTACGGCCAACGGAGTCAATCAGAGACAGTCAACTCAACGCTCAAGCGGAAGTACGGTGCATTCGTCCGTTCACGACGCTGGTGGAAGCAGTTTCGTGAACTCGCTCTTGGGTGTATCGTCCACAATCTTGACCAAGCAATCTAA
- a CDS encoding DUF4870 domain-containing protein, whose translation MPSTATLSGSDQPENRSLGGILVHVLALFTSFVGPAIMYAVSDHEFTRENARNAINWHITVIVLAVAAFVTGFLGADEVTINGEPTELLAVPSPLDTVFTFIGIPLLLALVVAVFATFGFAVVATQKAASGSAWSYPGSINIIERFR comes from the coding sequence ATGCCCTCCACAGCAACACTGTCCGGCTCCGACCAACCTGAGAATCGTTCTTTGGGCGGCATTCTCGTCCACGTGTTGGCGCTTTTCACCAGTTTCGTTGGCCCTGCCATCATGTATGCCGTATCAGACCACGAATTTACGCGAGAGAACGCCCGAAACGCGATTAATTGGCATATCACCGTTATTGTTCTGGCAGTTGCTGCGTTCGTGACAGGCTTCCTTGGTGCCGACGAAGTAACAATCAACGGTGAGCCGACTGAACTGCTGGCGGTACCGTCACCCCTCGACACAGTGTTTACCTTCATTGGAATCCCCTTGCTACTTGCACTGGTGGTCGCGGTTTTCGCTACATTCGGATTTGCTGTCGTTGCCACACAGAAAGCGGCGTCCGGGTCAGCGTGGTCGTATCCCGGCTCGATTAATATCATCGAACGGTTCCGATAG
- a CDS encoding eCIS core domain-containing protein, giving the protein MPVEIMGDSEKMAAFRTRQAQSPEAVPTDIERQNELSKHRNRYTHLDDDRSGETAVPDPVRRVLSTPGQSLDAAVQSDLAERLGDRFDDVTIHTGPEAAKACESIDARAFTVGSHVVFNYGEFDPDSATGKYLLAHELVHTRQQTDGQVTRLPAAKELEVRDSSSAYEREADELASEALRSDAGVGALTPSQAALSVQRMHKHELLEVLDDELEEDLPEEFEDGLPEEVLEKLPEALRDGYENGHPAFTRAYEREFDNATFQDLTKSSFRNSERWGEEGEVHWTWEEVANSILYNSREGIENLSEREQRTLALFMNESDEIAAEFGKTIERHWQGLSGGDYLNETAENSTAGAVVDLSLGQPFIATTVGAITAPVKAQLEYQVDKRLPKDYEEYNKLELVRDALKEAKESERDLTKERDEEKVPKTERTQFENAKYGDQIQTDHGIESSTGGQSTGPEQIEENLRDLRAIQSEEWVNLSQDKREKYIKTLQEEGLMSRVLVGTMASVDPENIDRPDPVEYAKEGVSSAGVSGTAGTVQKAGTNTVDSGSTDPIEALSIGAAKGSTKGFATILTKIAADRLGTEEKIKETGDRIEEDILKSVKGIRSQPEQTQDSKEAYDELVVELIKILDEEERFENYD; this is encoded by the coding sequence ATGCCAGTCGAGATAATGGGTGATTCCGAGAAGATGGCTGCGTTCCGAACGCGGCAAGCGCAGTCTCCTGAAGCAGTCCCAACTGATATCGAACGGCAGAACGAGCTGTCGAAACACCGAAACAGATACACTCACCTGGATGATGACCGGTCTGGAGAAACAGCCGTTCCCGACCCAGTTCGACGGGTTCTCTCCACACCTGGGCAGTCGCTGGATGCGGCGGTCCAGTCGGATTTGGCCGAGCGTCTGGGTGATCGTTTCGACGACGTCACGATTCATACCGGCCCGGAAGCAGCGAAAGCCTGCGAGTCGATCGACGCCCGCGCGTTCACCGTGGGCTCGCACGTCGTGTTCAATTACGGCGAGTTCGATCCGGACAGCGCCACAGGCAAGTACCTGCTTGCCCACGAGTTGGTGCATACTCGCCAGCAGACGGACGGACAGGTCACTCGATTGCCGGCTGCAAAGGAACTCGAGGTGCGAGATTCCTCGAGTGCGTACGAGCGTGAGGCGGACGAGCTCGCCAGTGAGGCGCTCCGATCGGACGCGGGCGTAGGGGCGCTCACCCCGAGCCAAGCAGCGCTGTCCGTCCAGCGGATGCACAAACACGAACTCCTTGAGGTCCTTGACGACGAACTCGAGGAAGACCTCCCCGAGGAGTTCGAGGACGGCCTGCCGGAGGAGGTCCTCGAAAAGCTGCCAGAGGCACTACGTGACGGCTACGAGAACGGTCATCCAGCGTTTACGCGGGCCTATGAGCGGGAGTTCGATAATGCGACGTTTCAGGACCTCACCAAATCGTCGTTCCGAAACAGTGAGCGCTGGGGTGAGGAGGGGGAAGTCCACTGGACCTGGGAAGAGGTCGCCAATTCGATCCTATACAATAGTCGGGAAGGAATCGAGAATCTCAGCGAGCGCGAGCAACGAACGCTGGCGCTGTTCATGAACGAATCCGACGAGATCGCTGCGGAGTTCGGAAAAACGATCGAGCGCCACTGGCAGGGTCTCTCCGGGGGCGATTATCTGAACGAGACCGCCGAAAATTCGACTGCTGGGGCAGTAGTCGATCTCTCGCTGGGTCAGCCGTTTATCGCAACCACAGTGGGGGCGATTACCGCGCCTGTCAAAGCGCAACTCGAGTATCAGGTCGATAAACGTCTCCCAAAAGACTACGAGGAATACAACAAGCTCGAACTAGTCAGAGATGCTCTCAAAGAAGCCAAAGAGAGTGAGAGAGACCTCACCAAAGAGAGGGACGAAGAGAAGGTACCTAAAACTGAGCGAACCCAGTTTGAAAATGCAAAATACGGTGATCAGATACAGACAGACCATGGAATAGAGTCTAGTACCGGAGGCCAGTCAACGGGTCCTGAACAGATCGAAGAAAATCTTCGGGATCTCAGAGCAATACAAAGCGAGGAATGGGTGAATCTGAGTCAGGACAAGCGTGAAAAGTACATCAAAACATTACAGGAGGAAGGGCTGATGTCGCGTGTGCTCGTCGGCACGATGGCATCGGTCGATCCGGAGAATATCGATCGACCAGATCCCGTTGAGTATGCAAAAGAGGGTGTATCGAGTGCTGGAGTATCAGGAACAGCGGGTACGGTACAGAAGGCAGGGACCAATACTGTCGACTCGGGCAGCACAGATCCAATAGAGGCACTGTCAATCGGAGCAGCGAAGGGGAGCACCAAAGGCTTTGCAACAATCCTCACGAAGATTGCTGCCGATCGACTTGGCACTGAAGAAAAAATCAAAGAGACAGGCGACAGAATAGAGGAAGATATCCTAAAATCTGTGAAAGGAATCAGATCCCAACCAGAACAGACGCAGGATTCGAAGGAAGCATACGACGAACTCGTCGTCGAACTCATCAAAATACTAGATGAAGAGGAACGTTTCGAGAATTATGACTAA